One window from the genome of Bicyclus anynana chromosome 25, ilBicAnyn1.1, whole genome shotgun sequence encodes:
- the LOC112047023 gene encoding facilitated trehalose transporter Tret1-like, with translation MAAHGLLIGYAAILLPQLRRPGSSIPIDDASGSWIASILGFALVAGNFIVPTIMAKYGRRTANLASIAPMLIGWFCIILATNITTLLIARLLQGLAMGMSASLGPVLIGEYTSPSNRGAFLTFISLSIATGVLCVHSLGSFLSWQVTALAIALVVFADLLIVMHSPESPSWLADQGRYDECRTVFRWLRGDEEEDELEKMIEASRMAREAKEFENASSDTFGKKLRSNLGYINATMRKKEFYKPIFIMIHIYTLGQWAGANVISAYTIDLFTHIIGDDVNLPLIMITLDLQRIISNSIAVFVIRKVKRRTMLFSTVGINLFAFLSIAAYTYCKGHNLLPFDHPAIGIALIHVHMFSIATGTVPLPFIIAGEVFPLEYRSLAGGISVLFLSFNLFITVKTVPFLFKTIGIYGAYVLYASVVAYCLVVSLLFLPETKDRTLQEIEDEFRGRPLSPEELKFTQSLTYLTHNTDRRFSSPFV, from the exons ATGGCGGCACACGGGCTACTGATCGGCTACGCAGCCATCTTGTTGCCGCAGTTGCGTCGGCCTGGCTCCAGCATACCCATCGACGATGCTTCCGGCTCCTGGATAG CGTCTATCCTGGGATTTGCGCTCGTCGCTGGAAACTTCATAGTGCCAACGATAATGGCCAAATACGGCAGGAGGACTGCCAACTTAGCGAGCATAGCGCCCATGCTCATTGGATGGTTCTGCATCATCCTCGCTACCAACATAACAACACTCCTCATCGCAAGACTTCTTCAAGGCCTCGCCATGGGTATGAGCGCATCTCTCGGTCCAGTATTGATTGGAGAATACACCAGCCCATCAAATAGAGGAGCATTCCTCACTTTTATATCATTATCAATAGCAACAGGAGTTCTTTGCGTCCATTCCCTCGGATCCTTCCTCAGTTGGCAAGTCACTGCTTTGGCGATAGCTTTAGTAGTTTTCGCGGATCTGCTGATAGTGATGCATTCTCCAGAATCCCCGAGTTGGTTGGCTGATCAAGGAAGATACGACGAGTGCAGAACGGTCTTCCGTTGGCTGAGAGGCGATGAAGAAGAGGATGAACTAGAAAAAATGATCGAAGCAAGCAGAATGGCACGAGAAGCCAAGGAATTTGAAAACGCATCATCAGACACTTTCGGAAAGAAACTGAGAAGCAACTTGGGTTACATAAATGCAACAATGAGAAAGAAAGAGTTTTACAagccaatttttataatgatccACATTTACACTTTAGGGCAATGGGCGGGCGCAAACGTCATATCAGCGTATACCATTGATTTGTTCACGCATATAATTGGGGACGACGTAAACTTACCTCTAATTATGATAACTCTGGATTTACAGAGAATCATTTCGAACAGTATCGCAGTCTTTGTTATAAGAAAAGTGAAACGACGGACGATGTTGTTTTCCACTGTGGGAATAAACTTATTCGCATTTCTGTCAATAGCAGCTTACACTTACTGCAAAGGGCATAATCTTCTGCCATTCGATCATCCAGCAATCGGAATAGCTTTAATCCATGTTCATATGTTCTCAATAGCAACGGGGACAGTCCCTCTGCCTTTCATCATAGCCGGAGAAGTATTCCCATTAGAATACAgaagtttggctggtggaatAAGTGTACTCTTCCTATCCTTCAATCTCTTTATAACGGTGAAGACGGTACCATTCTTGTTCAAGACCATTGGTATCTATGGAGCTTATGTCCTCTACGCGTCAGTGGTGGCCTACTGTTTGGTGGTATCTTTGCTGTTTCTACCAGAAACTAAAGACAGGACTTTGCAAGAAATTGAGGACGAATTTCGAGGCAGACCACTTTCACCTGAGGAACTAAAGTTCACACAGTCGCTGACATATTTGACACATAATACAGACAGAAGATTTAGCAGCCCATTTGTGTGA
- the LOC112047027 gene encoding facilitated trehalose transporter Tret1-like, with protein MDHGVNHDPWISPFMKQCFVSLGVSLNVAAHGLVMGFAAILLPQLRRADSVIPIDDTTGSWIAAILGFSLIAGNFLVPSIMARFGRRTANLISIAPMIVGWFSIVLATNVTTLLVARFLQGLAMGMSGFLGPVLIGEYTNPKNRGAFLTLVSLTICTAVLFVHTVGSFVTWQVTALVMTGIVFTDLLIIIHSPESPSWLAYQGRYDECRKVFHWLRGYGEDDELEKLIAASKIMRETKQYANVQDSFVKSLRNNLAYFYVTLRKKEFYKPIFIMVHIYTLAKWSGANIIAAYTVDIFENVVGSDVNISLLIITLDVQKILSSFIAVFIIRKIKRRTLLWVAGGLNLFAYITIASYTYCKAHNLLPFDHPAIGILLIHIHVISIATGTIPLPIIIAGELFPLQYRSLAGGISMLFLSTNLFITMKTLPFLFKNIGIYGAYVLYATVVGYCLLIAWLYLPETKDKTLLEIENEFRGRSLSPEDLKSAQSLTSEHNNMNSRRTRSMVV; from the exons ATGGATCACGGGGTTAACCATGATCCATGGATTTCGCCATTCATGAAACAG TGTTTCGTCTCTCTTGGAGTATCATTGAACGTGGCTGCTCATGGTCTAGTGATGGGATTCGCTGCTATACTGCTGCCTCAGCTCCGACGAGCTGATTCCGTCATACCTATAGACGATACAACTGGTTCTTGGATAG cTGCTATCCTGGGCTTCTCCCTGATTGCCGGCAACTTCTTAGTGCCCTCAATAATGGCGAGATTTGGTAGAAGAACTGCAAACCTCATCAGCATAGCGCCAATGATCGTTGGCTGGTTCAGCATCGTCCTCGCCACAAATGTTACAACGCTCCTAGTCGCGAGATTTCTCCAAGGTCTCGCTATGGGAATGAGTGGTTTCCTCGGCCCCGTATTAATTGGCGAATATACCAATCCAAAGAACAGAGGAGCCTTTCTCACTTTGGTATCATTGACGATTTGTACTGCTGTTCTTTTTGTCCACACCGTCGGATCTTTCGTCACATGGCAAGTGACTGCGTTGGTGATGACAGGCATTGTTTTTACcgatttgttaataataatccaCTCTCCAGAATCACCCAGTTGGCTGGCGTATCAAGGAAGATATGACGAATGTAGAAAAGTCTTTCACTGGCTCAGAGGTTACGGGGAAGATGATGAATTAGAAAAACTGATAGCAGCTAGCAAAATTATGAGAGAAACTAAACAGTATGCCAATGTACAAGATTCATTCGTGAAGAGTCTAAGAAATAATCTAGCTTATTTCTACGTTACACTGCGTAAGAAAGAGTTCTACAAACCCATTTTTATAATGGTACATATTTACACTTTGGCCAAATGGTCTGGAGCAAACATTATTGCTGCATACACAGTGGATATATTTGAAAATGTTGTCGGAAGTGATGTGAATATTTCTCTCCTGATTATCACTCTTGATGTTCAGAAAATCCTTTCGAGCTTCATAGCGgtctttattataagaaaaatcaAGCGTAGAACTTTACTTTGGGTGGCCGGCGGTTTGAACTTGTTTGCATATATAACAATAGCATCTTACACATATTGCAAAGCTCATAACCTTCTACCATTTGATCACCCCGCTATAGGAATACTTCTGATTCACATACACGTTATATCAATAGCCACTGGCACTATACCTCTGCCAATCATCATCGCTGGCGAACTATTCCCTTTGCAGTACAGAAGTTTAGCTGGAGGTATTAGCATGCTATTTCTGTCAACAAATCTATTCATAACGATGAAAACTTTGCCATTCTTGTTCAAGAATATTGGTATTTACGGTGCATATGTGTTGTATGCAACTGTAGTGGGATACTGTCTGCTGATAGCATGGCTGTACCTGCCTGAAACTAAGGATAAAACATTATTAGAGATTGAGAATGAGTTTAGAGGAAGATCTCTGTCTCCTGAAGACCTGAAGTCCGCTCAATCACTTACTTctgaacataataatatgaatagcAGGCGTACTCGTAGTATGGTTGTATGA
- the LOC128199501 gene encoding LOW QUALITY PROTEIN: facilitated trehalose transporter Tret1-like (The sequence of the model RefSeq protein was modified relative to this genomic sequence to represent the inferred CDS: inserted 8 bases in 5 codons; deleted 1 base in 1 codon; substituted 3 bases at 3 genomic stop codons) has protein sequence MDYTVQETVFRLSWSVVMGFAAILLPQLRQPDXPSPIDDTSGSWIAAILGFALVAGNFVVPTIMAKYGRRTANLASLAPMMAGWFCIILTTNITIPYQVSPWVXVCPVLVGEYTSPKNRRAFLTLISLMIASGVIFVLTFGSLLAWQTATLVISFVFFTDVLIVIYPPESPSWLADQGRYDECRKVFRXLRGDGEDDELEKMXSRIIREAKELSNVPESFVKRISFCSVXREFYKPIFLMILHWAGASXLAAYTIDIFTNVIQISRYSKITLGIQRILSNTIAIFIIKKIKRRTMLFVTVGINLFAFLATAAYTYCKGHGMLPFDHPAIGTVLIHIHMISIATGTVPLPIIIAGELFPXEYRSLAGSLSVLFQPLNLFVIMKTXYLFKNIGIHGAYLY, from the exons TGTTTCGTCTCTCTTGGAGTGTCGTGATGGGATTTGCAGCCATACTGCTGCCTCAGCTCCGACAACCTGA TCCATCACCCATTGATGATACCTCCGGCTCTTGGATAG CCGCAATCCTGGGATTTGCCCTCGTCGCCGGCAACTTCGTAGTGCCCACAATAATGGCCAAGTATGGCAGAAGAACGGCGAACCTGGCCAGTCTAGCGCCAATGATGGCTGGCTGGTTCTGCATAATCCTGACCACAAACATTACCATACCATACCAGGTTTCGCCATGGGTATGAGTTTGCCCTGTATTAGTTGGAGAATACACCAGTCCTAAGAATAGACGAGCATTCCTCACACTTATATCTCTAATGATAGCGTCTGGTGTTATTTTTGTCCTTACCTTCGGATCCTTGCTCGCTTGGCAAACTGCTACTTTGGTTATCTCATTCGTATTTTTTACGGACGTATTGATAGTGATATACCCTCCAGAATCGCCGAGTTGGCTGGCTGACCAAGGAAGATACGATGAGTGTAGAAAAGTATTCCGGTAGCTAAGAGGAGACGGGGAGGACGATGAGCTAGAGAAAA CGAGCAGAATTATCAGAGAAGCCAAAGAATTATCAAATGTGCCAGAAAGTTTTGTAAAGAGAATAAGTTTCTGTTCTGT AAGAGAGTTCTATAAACCTatctttttaatgattttacatTGGGCGGGGGCTA TTTTGGCCGCATATACAATTGATATATTTACGAACGTTATTCAAATCTCACGTTATTCAAAGATCACGCTTGGTATTCAAAGAATCCTGTCA AACACAATAGCTAtctttattataaagaaaatcaaACGTCGAACCATGTTGTTTGTAACTGTTGGAATAAATCTATTTGCATTTTTGGCAACAGCAGCTTATACATATTGTAAAGGGCATGGGATGCTGCCTTTTGATCATCCAGCTATCGGCACAGTTCTCATTCATATCCACATGATCTCAATAGCAACTGGAACAGTGCCTCTGCCCATTATCATTGCTGGAGAActatttccgtaagaatacagaaGTTTGGCTGGTAGTCTTAGCGTTCTTTTTCAACCGTTAAACTTATTCGTAATAATGAAAAC GTATTTATTCAAAAACATTGGCATACATGGcgcgtatctatactaa